In Fusarium fujikuroi IMI 58289 draft genome, chromosome FFUJ_chr02, the genomic stretch GCCGGCGTAAAACATGAAGAAGGTAACCCGCCAGAACTTGTATCGACTGGCTCGAATCAGCATCTGGGTGGACTTATCCATCTTAGACGACGACTTACGTGTTCTGGACATAATGTCCTATGAGTGATATTCCTATTATCACCGAAGCAATAATGGGGAGGATTTTGTTGGCATCGTAGCCATAGAGATTGTCTTTTGTTGGATTTGCCATGGTGTAGTGTAGGTGGTATAAGTCAACAGTGTTTTGTAGGGCTTGGCTTCAACAAAGTTCACTCTCAAAATGAACAGCATCgtctttatataaacttgCTCAAACATCAACTGCGTTCGTCATTGCCTCCATCTCTTGATCTGCCCTGCATCCCCCCCATCTGTTACAAGGCGCAGCCACAGCCGTTGAGGGTAAGCTAGCAGCCCTACAGCGAGCGAGCGCTGGGTAGCGACAGATTGAGTTAGACTTGGCGATTGTGCCTGTCGATGTGGACCCTTGGCAACACAGCATTTTCTGTTCATTGGTCTGACTCTTCATTTTGAATCCATTGATTCCTTCACGGCTGAACCTCTGGTGTCTGTCTATTCCTGGTATTTCTTATCTAGAGCGATCGGTTAGTACTGCTTCTGGTCTAGTTCTGGCTGTGTCGGCTGTATTCAGGTAGATGTAGCGCTCTGGTGGGACCAGAACGGTTTGAGCACAATCTCTCAGATTCTCGAATCCGTCATGTAGGGTTATATTTTTCGGAAAGGGAATTATTCCAGATTTAGCAGCGTACACAACATCAGTTATCTCAATCAATTGCTACATATTGCTTGTACTGAAGCGCACTATGTCACCTCGACCTCAACTGTCTGGACGACTATTTGCAACACCTACTTACCTGAGACCAATAAGTAGCCTCAAAACCAGAGAGCATAACAGCTTCTTTCTATAAACCAATAAAGAAGATGAATTTAAAACTGActttctatctttattaagttaaataaaaagtaatttgGCATCGTAGTTACGAACAACAAAAGAGAACTCCCCCGGGAAGGCTCGAACTTCCGATCTCCCGATTGTCTATGAATAACAGTCGGACGCTTTAGCCAACTAAGCCACAGGGGATAAGCTCGCTTGATAACAAGTAGCCGATTATTGCTACCTAACAAGAAACAGTTTGTCGACGTCTTGCGTAAAACAaacactcttcttcatctggacTTTATTTGAATTATTTATAACATGCGAGGAATTGCTAGAAAAAACCAAAGTAAATAGTTAAATTACAACTATTCATACTAGGCAACATATAATTCGTAAATTGAATATCATTTGAGAATACTCTCGGTTCGAACTCCCAGTGTTCATATTAACCTATTACAAAAAAGACTATTATAAGACTTGATCGTTCTCTATCTCCTCTATCACATCCACTGTGTCTGATATGGCAAGATATGGCCATGATCCAGTTGTCAACTCCAGTTGTGACATTCGGTTCTGTATTTTGTGTAGAAAACCAGAGTCTCGCCCTCCAACAGAGTGCAGTACGTGTTGTAGCGAGTACAAGATTTCTCCTGCACCAACAAGCATACTACTTCCATGAGCTGAAAATGGTGTGCACGCAACGATATCAAGCATTGCATCTGCTAATCGGAATACTTTAAGTTCCTGTAATATCAAAGTCAATTCCAGTACGAACTATCTCCCTTTGTCACTTACAATGCCGTATCCGTGGGTTGTGATGGCAGAATTTGTCACCATTGAAAAAAGTGAGAGCATCTTGTGGCCGATTTTGActggaaggaaaagagagaaagctTCGTCATCTGGGTAACACGACATTGCAAAGTGGCGAGCCGTGTACTCCCATAGAATGAGTCTGATCCATTGGCGGGTGACGAATAAGTCAACCCGTTGAGCTTCACGAGCAGCGTGGTCGTGTGCGTCTAGGCATAGAGCGGCTTGATATGATACCAGCTTCTGCCTCTCAAGGGGCTGCTGGTTTGATGAAATTGTTGTCAAGTTACTTTCGAGATATGCAAAGAGTCTTGTGAGGGAGATGAAAGCTTGCATTCGTTGCTCATCTGCCATGTCATCTTGCGTGTCTGGGAATACATCTATGACTTGCAGAACCGCTTGTAAACCATGCTGTGCAGAATATGTTCTGAGACAAAACGTCAGCAAGCATGACTGAAAGTTTAAGGTCTACTGTACCTCTCAGTGATGAGAACAAGCCAGTATATACGAAGTCGAAGTGATTGCTCCTGCTTAGTAAGATGGCAATACGTCTCAGGATAACCAAGTTGCATGAGCTGAACTTGCGTCACAGCTTCTCTCAGAAATAGGCCAGCAGTTCGTAGCTTATTGCCATTGGAGTGGTAAAcatgaagaaagaaaggtATAAGTGCAGAGGCCAGACTGTAGCTCTCTCGGTAATCATAAAGCTCTCTTAGCTGAAGACACTCGGTAGCAAactgaagagatgaaggggCGTTTCGTGGGCCAGCATGTTCTGGTAGTCTTAGTTGAGCTATGGTGGCAGCACACAGTGCAGCCGCTAGAGCATGAGACTCGTAGTCGTTGGGATTGTCTGAGATTTTTGTAAATAGGTGGTCGGGGTTGATGACCATCCAAATGGAAGATACTGGTCGTTTTGAGATTTGGAGGAAACGTTGATATTTAGAGAGTGGTAAGCGATAAGGCGGGAGAGGTACAGAGCTGGAAGGGTCGGAATGAGACTGATCATCGTCTTGAATGATACAGGGTTGAGTCTCCTTGATGCTCTGTTGAAATCTCTCGACTTTTTCTTTGGTTGTGCTTCGAGGTCCGCCCTTTGGCCCACGCTTCTTACGGGTTCTCAAGGCGGTGCATTCGATGCCTCTGAGTCGACATTCGTGACATGGTTTTCCTTCTTCACATTTAACACGACGTAAGGCGCAGCCGTCACAAGGGTTTGCGTTTCTAAGTCTCGTTGTCATCCTGATCGTGATTGTGATTGGATATCGAGTTGATGAGTCAAGCTCGATTGAGGTTGAGTCGAGGTCAGAAAGTGACGATGTCTGGGTTGAGTTGCCCCACTCGCCACCGGAGTCTACTATTTGCTGAGATGTACCTCTCACGTTTTACTGCAGAACACGACTACAACAGCCTGAATTGAGCAGAAGTACCCAGGGCTCAGATGGACTAACATTGGCAGTTTGCCTGCATGAAAGCAATGCAACATGCTTTATGAGGAGTCGACTTGTTACGGCGTATATTTGAAGGGCTCGCTTATTGGTTAGTAGCTAACCTGGACCACTTCATTTTAGTCCCTGTCCAAGAGAATAACGTTATCCATATGAAATAATCCATCAGCTCTGTTTCCTTTGTTCATATTGTGCTACTAGTGACTATCAATGCCCAATTGGTCCAAATACCTTACGTCTAGTGGCATTGAATAACGATTGGGTCTGGATAACACCGAGCAGAATACGTAATTGAGCTTTGAGATAGTTGATCTGATTTACTTATCTATTGTCCGCTTTCTCTACGAGAAGATTGAATCGTTTGAGAGCATCGACCTATCTATCAACTGACAACTCTTGCCTCTCTTAACCCCATCCAAGCCCATCAACCagcacatacgaccatagcTCGCAGAGAATACGGGGTCCCGTCCGCTCCCCCATCGTCAAGCTGCAAAGCGccggattagtagttgggtcggtgacgaccagcgaatacCTGGTGTTGTATGTCTTTTTATGTCTTCTGAGTCTTATGCTGGTTGTTGTTTTGCGCAAGGTGAGTGTGTGTGTGAAGGCATTGGACATTGAGAAACTCTTGCGTAAGTTGGCTGACCCATGCAAATTCCGGAATCCGACAGCGTAATCAGCTGGAGGATGTTTCGTAGCGGCTGTCAGCCATGAGCAACTCCATTACCGGTCCAAGCAACTCCTCATCCAGTCCCAAAGTCATCAGACGTCCAACCTTGACCGCCGTGGGCTGGGGAGCCTTGACAGCTCCCCAAAGCTTTTCCTTGGTCCACATGTCCATCTGATAGTCTTGGATCAGGTCCTGGATACGCTTCAACGGATCAAGCACGCTCAACTTGGGCTCATCGCCCAGCTGGATAGACACCGTATCCAACTTATCGGGAAGCACAGGGATTTGGACGACTAGCCCAGGCACCTTGGGATAATCCTCGACATATGGCTTGACGTCAAGAACTGTCTGATCAGTGACACCGCTAACGACCTTGAAACCCTTGGGAACCTCCATGATAGATAGAAACTTGATACTCCAAGCTTTGCCCTTGGGCTCAAAGTAGAGCCTGCCACTTTGCTGGAAATAGCCAAGAATGGGAGACTCGCTGTAGTTCCCTTTATCAATCTTATCATTttcatcaagctcttcctcaaccttgagcCTGCCATTCTTGCCTACAACAACGAGAACCTCAAAGTTCTGAGGGCTCTCACCACCATTGCTAGGAGTAGGGTCCGCGTCGAGAGGAATGATGGAGCCCTCATGCGCAAGAACAGGCATGTTCTTGATGCTTCTAAACATCTTGATGTCCCGGTCCCCGTCGTATATAGTTCCAGTAAAGATGTCAACATGTCGACCAGGAGGTACCCAAACATCAACGGCGCCATGATTCGTTCTCTTGTCGCGGGGCTTCACGATGGGTGCAACCACTAGTTCTGAACCAAAGTAGTATTGGTTTGGCTTTCCATATGCTTCATCTCTGTCCGGAAACTTCCAATATAGAGGCTGCACAAGCGGCTCATCGCTCGACGATGAAGCACAGTTCATGGTGTAAAGATATGGGATAAGCCGGTGACGGAACCGCAAGAAATTTTGCATCACCTCCGCAAACTCAGGGCGATACAGCCAGGGTTCCTTGGAAGTGAACAAGCCCATCTGGGAATGGAGCCGCATGATAGGCGAGAAAACACCATATTGTACCCATCGAGTAGCAAGCTCGTCGTCACGATAACCACCCATGTGGCCACCGATGTCGTGGCTCCACCACCCATAGCCAATGTTGGACGCTGTAGCTGTAAACTCAGGTTGAAACTCGAGAGATTCCCAAGTCATGATACTGTCACCTGAGAACCCGACAGGATAACGATGACTGCCTGGACCTCCGAAACGGGAGAAGATGATAGCCTTACCCTCCCCATTTTGCTTCTCATTGTCGAGAAAGTGATAATGgttgagaagccaaagaGGATCGAGACCTCGGACACGGCTGTATGGACCTTGCTGCCAGTCAATCCACCAGAAATCACAGCCATCGTTCTCGAGACTTCGGTGGAGTGTGTTGAGGTAAGAGTGCATGAACTTCTGATCGACAGGGTTGAAGAGAATCGGAGCTTTGTCAGAGGTGTCGTGCCCAAGATCCTTGGACATTGCCTCATACTGATCCTCATGGTGATGCACACCGGCATGTGGATGATCATTCAAGGTAACCTTGAGTTTCTTGTCGTGCAAAGCTCTGGTGAAGGCCTTGGGATCTTTGAAGAGTTCCTTGTTCCACGTGTAACCCGTCCAGCCAGCATGCGGGATGTGATCGCCGTGGACTTGATGCCAGTCCATATCGATGACGGCGACTGAGAGCGGGACCTTCTCAGCTTCGAATTTGTCCATGAGCCTGAGATACTCCTCATCAGTATAAGGATAGTAGCGACTCCACCAATTGCCGAGTGCCCATCGAGGGAGACGAGGCTGCTTTCCAGAAATGGCAAAGAAGGCCTTCATGGCAGCCTTGTAATCGTAGCCATACGAGAAGAGGTACCCATCGATTCGATCTCCAGGTCGTCTCGGTGCTGCAAATCCAGAAGAGTCGAAGAG encodes the following:
- a CDS encoding related to Mal63p, YPR196w and Mal13p, with protein sequence MTTRLRNANPCDGCALRRVKCEEGKPCHECRLRGIECTALRTRKKRGPKGGPRSTTKEKVERFQQSIKETQPCIIQDDDQSHSDPSSSVPLPPYRLPLSKYQRFLQISKRPVSSIWMVINPDHLFTKISDNPNDYESHALAAALCAATIAQLRLPEHAGPRNAPSSLQFATECLQLRELYDYRESYSLASALIPFFLHVYHSNGNKLRTAGLFLREAVTQVQLMQLGYPETYCHLTKQEQSLRLRIYWLVLITERTYSAQHGLQAVLQVIDVFPDTQDDMADEQRMQAFISLTRLFAYLESNLTTISSNQQPLERQKLVSYQAALCLDAHDHAAREAQRVDLFVTRQWIRLILWEYTARHFAMSCYPDDEAFSLFLPVKIGHKMLSLFSMVTNSAITTHGYGIELKVFRLADAMLDIVACTPFSAHGSSMLVGAGEILYSLQHVLHSVGGRDSGFLHKIQNRMSQLELTTGSWPYLAISDTVDVIEEIENDQVL
- a CDS encoding related to glucosidase II, alpha subunit; translated protein: MEGYAIPTKPVADKDSIVSGSQWRFTLINDIVLRYEWAEDGVFEDRPSTFALNREFPTPKFTVSDTEDQLEIRADAFQITYNKKRFDKYGLVVSFSNKNTLWGADWRYGETPQNLGGTARTLDEVNGRCELESGILSRAGYSVLDDSNSMLFDSSGFAAPRRPGDRIDGYLFSYGYDYKAAMKAFFAISGKQPRLPRWALGNWWSRYYPYTDEEYLRLMDKFEAEKVPLSVAVIDMDWHQVHGDHIPHAGWTGYTWNKELFKDPKAFTRALHDKKLKVTLNDHPHAGVHHHEDQYEAMSKDLGHDTSDKAPILFNPVDQKFMHSYLNTLHRSLENDGCDFWWIDWQQGPYSRVRGLDPLWLLNHYHFLDNEKQNGEGKAIIFSRFGGPGSHRYPVGFSGDSIMTWESLEFQPEFTATASNIGYGWWSHDIGGHMGGYRDDELATRWVQYGVFSPIMRLHSQMGLFTSKEPWLYRPEFAEVMQNFLRFRHRLIPYLYTMNCASSSSDEPLVQPLYWKFPDRDEAYGKPNQYYFGSELVVAPIVKPRDKRTNHGAVDVWVPPGRHVDIFTGTIYDGDRDIKMFRSIKNMPVLAHEGSIIPLDADPTPSNGGESPQNFEVLVVVGKNGRLKVEEELDENDKIDKGNYSESPILGYFQQSGRLYFEPKGKAWSIKFLSIMEVPKGFKVVSGVTDQTVLDVKPYVEDYPKVPGLVVQIPVLPDKLDTVSIQLGDEPKLSVLDPLKRIQDLIQDYQMDMWTKEKLWGAVKAPQPTAVKVGRLMTLGLDEELLGPVMELLMADSRYETSSS